Proteins from a single region of Undibacterium sp. KW1:
- a CDS encoding lipocalin-like domain-containing protein: protein MKTAVKTSLKTPMNNIIAVICLLALCLPASAFTEQEVDKNEQAQKYLAGTWTLLAAPEIRTDGSRGETFGPNPQGLLIIDGTGRYSLQIYKSERPKFAAGDKRKGTEAEYRAAALDTSSHYGRCFIDTERNVLVFRIEHASFSNWDGSEQARQFELKADVLSYRVPAGASGNGTTAISTWKKLH from the coding sequence ATGAAAACCGCAGTTAAAACCTCATTGAAAACTCCCATGAACAACATCATCGCTGTGATTTGCCTGCTGGCCCTGTGTCTGCCAGCCAGCGCTTTCACCGAACAGGAAGTCGATAAGAATGAACAGGCACAAAAATACCTGGCAGGTACCTGGACATTGTTGGCTGCACCAGAAATTCGCACCGATGGCAGCCGTGGCGAAACCTTTGGGCCAAATCCGCAAGGCTTGCTCATCATTGATGGCACTGGCCGCTATTCACTGCAAATCTACAAATCCGAACGCCCCAAGTTTGCCGCAGGCGACAAACGCAAAGGTACGGAAGCAGAATACCGGGCTGCCGCCCTCGATACCAGCTCACACTATGGCCGCTGCTTCATTGATACCGAGAGAAACGTGCTGGTCTTCAGAATAGAACATGCATCCTTCTCTAACTGGGATGGCAGTGAGCAGGCAAGACAATTTGAGTTAAAGGCTGATGTGCTTAGTTATCGCGTACCCGCCGGCGCTAGCGGCAATGGCACAACTGCTATCTCCACCTGGAAAAAGCTGCATTAG
- a CDS encoding YjgN family protein, whose amino-acid sequence MDNFQNNDFSVSQQSSSGTLQLEFKGSGSEYFRIWIVNLFLSIITLGIYSAWAKVRRNRYLYSSTQLGGSSFEYHGNAIAILKGRIVAIVFIFGYHLAFKFSVGLGFAMMLMMVTVMPWLVWKSLQFKLYNSSYRGIRFGFRGTAGQAYSTFLLWPMLAGLTLYLLAPVFHQRLKRFQHNESRFGSTHFSFNAGAGQFYWAYLVGIGIMLAGIIVISVVFGGTVMALFAGSRGATFDVAAAASLGLFIFVLYMWMFAIYPIFLTLLQNLIWNHTKLGDHQFKNNLQWGRMTFIAVTNILGIVCTLGLFIPFAQIRSLRYRVESLQLEVNGSLDDFIAETQEQVNATGEGMADLLDFDLSL is encoded by the coding sequence ATGGATAACTTTCAAAACAATGACTTTTCAGTAAGTCAGCAATCATCGAGTGGCACTTTGCAACTTGAATTCAAGGGAAGTGGCAGCGAATATTTCCGCATATGGATCGTTAATCTATTTCTCAGTATTATCACCCTGGGTATTTATTCTGCCTGGGCCAAGGTGCGCCGCAACCGTTACCTGTATTCCAGCACGCAACTGGGTGGCAGCAGCTTTGAATATCATGGCAATGCCATTGCCATTCTAAAGGGGCGCATCGTCGCTATCGTCTTTATATTTGGTTACCACCTGGCGTTCAAATTCTCAGTGGGCCTGGGATTTGCCATGATGCTGATGATGGTTACCGTCATGCCTTGGCTGGTCTGGAAGAGCCTGCAATTCAAGCTGTATAACTCCAGCTACCGTGGCATACGTTTTGGCTTCCGTGGCACCGCCGGGCAGGCATACAGCACTTTCTTGTTGTGGCCAATGCTGGCAGGTTTAACTTTGTATTTGCTGGCACCCGTCTTTCATCAACGCCTGAAAAGATTCCAGCACAACGAAAGCCGTTTCGGCAGTACACATTTTTCTTTCAATGCGGGCGCTGGCCAGTTTTACTGGGCTTACCTGGTCGGCATAGGGATAATGCTGGCTGGCATTATTGTTATTAGTGTAGTTTTTGGCGGTACGGTAATGGCATTGTTTGCTGGCAGCCGTGGTGCCACATTTGATGTTGCTGCGGCAGCCTCACTTGGCCTGTTCATCTTCGTACTCTATATGTGGATGTTTGCGATCTACCCCATCTTCCTGACCTTGCTGCAAAACCTGATCTGGAACCATACCAAACTCGGTGATCACCAGTTCAAGAACAATCTGCAATGGGGTCGCATGACTTTCATTGCCGTTACCAATATACTTGGTATTGTTTGTACCCTGGGTCTGTTTATCCCGTTTGCACAAATTCGTTCCCTGCGCTATCGAGTTGAAAGCCTGCAACTGGAAGTCAATGGCAGCCTGGATGACTTCATCGCTGAAACACAAGAACAAGTCAATGCGACTGGCGAAGGCATGGCTGATTTACTGGATTTTGATTTATCTCTATGA